A single genomic interval of Phocoena sinus isolate mPhoSin1 chromosome 15, mPhoSin1.pri, whole genome shotgun sequence harbors:
- the SOCS1 gene encoding suppressor of cytokine signaling 1, giving the protein MVAHNQVAADNAISTAAEPRRRPEPSSSSSSSSPAAPARPRPSPAAPAPTPTPGETHFRTFRSHADYRRITRASALLDACGFYWGPLSVHGAHERLRAEPVGTFLVRDSRQRNCFFALSVKMASGPTSIRVHFQAGRFHLDGSRESFDCLFELLEHYVAAPPRMLGAPLRQRRVRPLQELCRQRIVATVGRENLARIPLNPVLRDYLSSFPFQI; this is encoded by the coding sequence ATGGTAGCACACAACCAGGTGGCAGCCGACAATGCAATCTCCACGGCAGCAGAGCCCCGACGGCGGCCAGagccttcctcctcttcttcctcctcctcgcCCGCGGCCCCTGCGCGCCCGCGGCCCTCCCCGGCTGCTCCGGCTCCGACCCCGACCCCGGGCGAGACGCACTTCCGCACGTTCCGCTCGCACGCCGACTACCGGCGCATCACCCGGGCCAGCGCGCTCCTGGACGCCTGCGGCTTCTACTGGGGACCCCTGAGCGTGCACGGGGCGCACGAGCGGCTGCGCGCCGAGCCCGTGGGCACCTTTCTGGTGCGCGACAGCCGCCAGCGGAACTGCTTCTTTGCCCTCAGCGTGAAGATGGCCTCGGGCCCCACGAGCATCCGCGTGCACTTCCAGGCCGGCCGCTTCCACCTGGACGGCAGCCGCGAGAGCTTCGACTGCCTCTTCGAGCTGCTGGAGCACTACGTGGCGGCGCCGCCCCGCATGCTGGGGGCCCCGCTGCGCCAGCGCCGCGTGCGGCCGCTTCAGGAGCTGTGCCGCCAGCGCATTGTGGCCACCGTGGGCCGCGAGAACCTGGCGCGCATCCCCCTCAACCCCGTCCTCCGGGACTACTTGAGCTCCTTCCCCTTCCAGATATGA
- the PRM3 gene encoding protamine-3: MGSHCAKLGTGHGRGHESSMKKLVACMSQDNFSLSSEGEEEGEAEGEAEELPVQGKLLLLEPEWQEEGAKDDSVAQKNPKPKQTQS; the protein is encoded by the coding sequence ATGGGTTCCCACTGTGCCAAGCTCGGCACGGGTCACGGCCGGGGCCACGAATCCTCCATGAAGAAGCTCGTGGCCTGCATGAGTCAGGATAACTTCTCCTTGTCGTCGGAgggtgaggaggagggagaggcagagggagaggcggAGGAGCTCCCGGTGCAGGGcaagctgctgctgctggagcCTGAGTGGCAGGAGGAAGGTGCCAAAGACGACTCTGTGGCCCAGAAGAACCCCAAGCCCAAGCAGACACAGTCCTGA